In Rhinolophus sinicus isolate RSC01 chromosome X, ASM3656204v1, whole genome shotgun sequence, a single genomic region encodes these proteins:
- the TREX2 gene encoding three prime repair exonuclease 2: MSEVPRAKTFVFLDLEATGLPSVDPEIAEISLFAVHRSSLESPERDEAGTPVLPRVLDKLTLCICPERPFTAKASEITGLSSEGLAQCQKASFDDAVVRTLQAFLSRQEGPICLVAHNGFDYDFPLLCTELRRLGAHLPRDTTCLDTLPALRGLDRAHSHGTRAQGCKGYSLGSLFRRYFQAEPSAAHSAEGDVHTLLMVFLHRAAELLSWADEQARSWAHIEPMYVPPDGPSLDV; encoded by the coding sequence ATGTCTGAGGTGCCCCGGGCTAAGACCTTTGTCTTCCTGGACCTGGAAGCCACTGGACTCCCCAGTGTGGACCCTGAGATTGCCGAGATCTCCCTGTTTGCCGTCCACCGCTCCTCCCTGGAGAGTCCAGAGCGTGACGAGGCTGGCACCCCTGTGCTGCCTCGGGTTCTGGACAAGCTCACGCTGTGCATATGCCCGGAGCGCCCCTTTACTGCCAAGGCCAGTGAGATCACCGGGCTGAGCAGCGAGGGCCTGGCGCAGTGCCAGAAGGCCAGCTTCGACGATGCCGTGGTGCGGACGCTGCAGGCTTTCCTGAGCCGCCAGGAGGGCCCCATCTGCCTCGTGGCTCACAATGGTTTTGATTACGACTTCCCGCTGCTGTGCACGGAGCTGCGGCGCCTAGGTGCCCACCTGCCCCGGGACACCACCTGCCTGGATACGCTGCCGGCACTGCGGGGCCTGGACCGTGCCCACAGCCACGGAACCCGGGCCCAGGGCTGCAAGGGTTACAGCCTAGGGAGCCTCTTCCGCCGCTACTTCCAGGCGGAGCCCAGTGCGGCCCACTCTGCAGAGGGCGATGTGCACACCCTGCTCATGGTCTTCCTGCACCGGGCTGCTGAGCTGCTCTCCTGGGCTGATGAGCAGGCCCGCAGCTGGGCCCACATCGAGCCCATGTACGTGCCTCCCGACGGCCCCAGCCTTGATGTCTGA